A stretch of Campylobacter volucris DNA encodes these proteins:
- a CDS encoding catalase produces MRKLTNDFGNIVADNQNSLSAGAKGPLLMQDYILLEKLAHQNRERIPERTVHAKGSGAYGELKITADISKYTKAKVLQLDETTPLFIRFSTVAGEMGAADAERDVRGFAVKFYTKEGNWDLVGNNTPTFFIRDAYKFPDFIHTQKRDPRSNLRSNNAAWDFWTLCPESLHQVTILMSDRGIPASYRHMHGFGSHTYSLINDKNERFWVKFHFKTKQGIKNLTNEESAKIIANDRESHQRDLYEAIENGDFPKWTFQIQVLKEDEVEKLGFNPFDLTKVWPHSIVPLIDVGELVLNKNVQNYFNEVEQAAFSPSNIVPGIGFSPDKMLQARIFSYPDAHRYRIGTNYHLLPINRAKSEVNTYNVAGAMNFDTYKNGLAYYEPNSYNDSPKEDKSYLEPDLAIDNIAQRYAPLDDDFYTQPRALFNIMSENQKEQLFSNIAASMDKVEEKIIQRALDHFEKISTEYANGVKKALKK; encoded by the coding sequence ATGAGAAAATTAACTAATGATTTTGGTAATATCGTAGCTGATAATCAAAATTCACTAAGCGCAGGTGCTAAAGGGCCACTTTTAATGCAAGATTATATTTTACTTGAAAAACTTGCCCATCAAAATAGAGAAAGAATTCCTGAAAGAACTGTTCATGCTAAAGGAAGTGGTGCATATGGTGAGCTTAAAATCACAGCAGATATTTCTAAATATACTAAAGCTAAAGTATTACAACTAGATGAAACTACACCTTTATTTATAAGATTTTCAACCGTTGCAGGTGAAATGGGTGCAGCCGATGCAGAACGCGATGTGCGTGGTTTTGCGGTTAAATTTTATACTAAAGAAGGAAATTGGGATTTAGTGGGTAATAACACTCCTACATTTTTTATAAGAGATGCTTACAAATTCCCTGATTTTATCCATACTCAAAAAAGAGATCCAAGAAGTAATTTAAGAAGCAATAATGCTGCTTGGGATTTTTGGACACTCTGTCCTGAAAGCTTACATCAAGTAACCATCTTAATGAGTGATAGAGGAATTCCTGCAAGTTATCGTCATATGCATGGTTTTGGTAGTCATACTTATAGTTTGATTAATGATAAAAATGAAAGATTTTGGGTTAAATTTCATTTTAAAACTAAACAAGGCATTAAAAATTTAACCAATGAAGAATCAGCCAAAATTATAGCTAATGATAGAGAAAGTCATCAAAGAGATTTATATGAAGCTATAGAAAACGGAGATTTTCCAAAATGGACTTTCCAAATTCAAGTTTTAAAAGAAGATGAGGTAGAAAAACTAGGTTTTAATCCTTTTGATTTAACTAAAGTTTGGCCTCATAGTATTGTTCCTTTGATTGATGTAGGAGAATTAGTGCTAAATAAAAATGTGCAAAATTATTTTAATGAAGTAGAGCAAGCTGCATTTAGTCCAAGCAATATAGTGCCAGGTATAGGTTTTAGTCCTGATAAAATGCTTCAAGCTAGAATTTTTTCATACCCTGATGCACATAGATATCGCATAGGAACTAATTATCATTTACTTCCTATAAATCGTGCTAAAAGCGAAGTAAATACTTATAATGTTGCTGGAGCTATGAATTTTGATACTTATAAAAATGGTCTTGCTTATTATGAACCAAATAGTTATAATGATAGTCCAAAAGAAGATAAAAGCTATTTAGAACCTGATTTGGCAATTGATAATATTGCACAAAGATATGCGCCTTTAGATGATGATTTTTATACTCAACCTAGAGCTTTATTTAATATAATGAGTGAAAATCAAAAAGAGCAATTATTTAGCAATATCGCTGCTTCTATGGATAAAGTAGAAGAAAAAATCATTCAAAGAGCATTAGATCATTTTGAAAAAATTTCAACCGAGTATGCAAATGGTGTTAAAAAAGCTTTGAAAAAGTAG
- the fliL gene encoding flagellar basal body-associated protein FliL codes for MADDVMDEQGQAKKKGGNALVIIIVVFLFVFLLVIMGAIAYLMFSGNSEENPAPQAEEQAQQPAQVTKKANAVAPRGSDYSNIGVMYPLAPFTLNLLSDGGARYVKCTIQLEQNVETLTPELDKKVAIIRDIIIKTLTSKTFEEVSTTKGKERLKDELTGKINEVLTDGFIKNIYFTDFVVS; via the coding sequence ATGGCAGATGATGTGATGGATGAACAAGGCCAAGCCAAGAAAAAAGGTGGAAATGCCTTAGTTATTATTATCGTTGTATTTTTATTTGTATTTTTGCTAGTTATTATGGGAGCTATAGCTTATTTGATGTTTAGTGGAAATTCAGAAGAAAATCCTGCACCACAAGCTGAAGAACAAGCTCAACAACCAGCTCAAGTAACTAAAAAAGCAAATGCAGTAGCTCCACGAGGTAGTGATTATTCAAATATAGGAGTGATGTATCCTTTAGCACCTTTTACTTTAAATTTATTAAGTGATGGTGGTGCAAGATATGTAAAATGCACTATACAACTTGAACAAAATGTTGAAACACTTACCCCTGAACTTGATAAAAAAGTTGCTATTATAAGAGATATAATTATCAAAACCTTAACTTCAAAAACTTTTGAAGAAGTTAGCACTACAAAAGGTAAAGAAAGATTAAAAGATGAACTAACTGGCAAGATCAATGAAGTTTTAACTGATGGTTTTATCAAAAATATTTATTTTACTGACTTTGTTGTTTCTTAA
- the gpmI gene encoding 2,3-bisphosphoglycerate-independent phosphoglycerate mutase, with translation MSQKCILIITDGIGYNQDNNYNAFFHAKKPTYDELFKNTPNVLIKTSGLAVGLPEGQMGNSEVGHMCIGSGRIIYQNLVKINKAIENDELKNNQALQELLQKCKRIHIIGLYSDGGVHSMHSHFNALLKICKNANKQVFAHAITDGRDCSPNSGLNFIKELDEFCKNHQICLASLSGRFYAMDRDKRYERIKSYYDALLANAVIYDDFIKYMQEKYDQNITDEFLMPIISKEFDGLKEEDGLVFINFRNDRMRQLVQALTQDDFNEFQREVVFKNAITMSLYDEKFKLPVMFEKEILQNTLSSVLAKANLTQLHVAETEKYAHVTFFFNGGKEELEANETRVLIPSPKVKTYDQKPQMSAKEVANEVIKGIKDGMDFIVVNFANGDMVGHTGDFEAAIRAVESVDECLGEVIKVARENDYAFIITSDHGNCEQMKDKELNMLTNHTTFDVFAFVEAKNVTKLKENMGLSNIAPSVLKILNLPIPEQMDEALF, from the coding sequence ATGAGTCAAAAATGTATTTTAATAATAACAGATGGCATAGGTTATAATCAAGATAATAATTATAATGCATTTTTTCACGCTAAAAAACCAACTTATGATGAACTTTTTAAAAATACTCCTAATGTTTTGATTAAAACTAGTGGTTTAGCTGTTGGTTTACCAGAAGGTCAAATGGGAAATAGTGAAGTAGGTCATATGTGTATAGGTAGTGGGCGTATTATTTATCAAAATTTAGTAAAGATAAATAAGGCTATAGAAAATGATGAGCTAAAAAACAATCAAGCCTTACAAGAGCTTTTGCAAAAATGTAAAAGAATTCACATTATAGGTCTTTATAGTGATGGCGGGGTTCATTCTATGCACTCACATTTTAATGCGCTTTTAAAAATTTGTAAAAATGCAAACAAACAAGTTTTTGCTCATGCTATTACTGATGGAAGAGATTGTTCTCCAAATTCGGGTTTAAATTTTATAAAAGAACTTGATGAATTTTGTAAAAATCATCAAATTTGTTTAGCTTCTTTATCGGGTAGATTTTATGCTATGGATAGAGACAAGCGCTATGAAAGGATAAAATCATACTATGATGCGTTATTGGCAAATGCTGTAATTTACGATGATTTTATAAAATATATGCAAGAAAAATATGATCAAAATATCACTGATGAATTTTTAATGCCTATTATTAGTAAAGAATTTGATGGTTTAAAAGAAGAAGATGGTTTGGTTTTTATCAATTTTAGAAACGATAGAATGCGTCAATTAGTTCAAGCTTTAACCCAAGATGATTTTAATGAATTTCAAAGAGAAGTTGTATTTAAAAATGCTATAACTATGAGTTTATATGATGAAAAATTTAAACTACCTGTAATGTTTGAAAAAGAAATATTACAAAATACTTTATCTAGTGTGCTTGCAAAGGCAAATTTAACTCAACTTCATGTAGCAGAAACTGAAAAATATGCCCATGTGACTTTTTTCTTTAACGGAGGAAAAGAAGAATTAGAAGCCAATGAAACACGCGTTTTAATTCCAAGTCCAAAAGTTAAAACTTATGATCAAAAGCCTCAAATGAGTGCCAAAGAAGTTGCTAATGAGGTGATTAAGGGTATAAAAGATGGTATGGATTTTATCGTTGTAAATTTTGCAAATGGCGATATGGTAGGGCATACTGGCGATTTTGAAGCTGCTATTAGGGCAGTAGAAAGTGTAGATGAATGCTTAGGGGAAGTGATTAAGGTAGCAAGAGAAAATGATTATGCTTTTATCATTACTTCTGATCATGGAAATTGTGAGCAGATGAAAGATAAAGAACTTAATATGCTAACTAACCATACTACTTTTGATGTTTTTGCCTTTGTCGAGGCAAAAAATGTAACAAAATTAAAAGAAAATATGGGACTTAGCAATATAGCCCCTAGTGTGCTTAAAATTTTAAATTTACCTATTCCAGAACAAATGGATGAGGCTTTATTTTAA
- a CDS encoding endoribonuclease L-PSP family protein, giving the protein MANYPKAIGPYSAYKEANGLLFISGQLPINPASGNIESEDIKEQTRQSLLNIKAILEENNLYFNNVVKTTCFLADINDFLAFNEIYSEFFAAPYPARSAFAVKDLPKGAKIEIEVIAHKG; this is encoded by the coding sequence ATGGCAAACTATCCAAAGGCTATAGGACCATATTCAGCTTACAAAGAGGCAAATGGTTTATTATTTATTTCAGGACAACTTCCTATAAATCCAGCAAGTGGCAATATAGAAAGTGAAGATATAAAAGAACAAACTAGACAATCTTTACTTAATATAAAAGCAATTTTGGAAGAAAATAATTTGTATTTTAACAATGTTGTAAAGACTACTTGTTTTTTAGCAGATATTAATGATTTTCTAGCTTTTAATGAAATTTATTCTGAATTTTTTGCAGCTCCATACCCGGCAAGAAGCGCTTTTGCGGTAAAAGATCTTCCAAAAGGAGCTAAGATTGAAATAGAGGTTATCGCACATAAAGGATAA
- a CDS encoding YheO-like PAS sensor domain-containing protein, translating to MDKYTKAHYIKLVKFLADTLGRNYEIVLHDVSEDGANIAEIANNHISKRTINSPLTGFAMEMIKNKIYLERDYITHYKTLDENSKSMSGSTFFIKKDEKLEGLLCINHDTSAFKKISDEILNLACIYDDPHGQEENKEYIRINLEELIKDITGMHIDNFKAKSLKPKEKQKIIASFYEKGVFNVKGVIPKVAEILSISEPSVYRYLQKMK from the coding sequence ATGGACAAATACACTAAAGCTCACTACATAAAACTAGTCAAATTTTTAGCAGATACTTTAGGAAGAAATTATGAAATAGTTTTACATGATGTAAGCGAAGATGGTGCTAATATAGCAGAAATCGCAAACAATCACATCAGCAAAAGAACTATCAATTCTCCATTAACTGGTTTTGCAATGGAAATGATTAAAAATAAAATTTATCTTGAGCGTGATTACATCACCCACTATAAAACCTTAGATGAAAATTCAAAATCAATGAGCGGTTCAACTTTTTTCATCAAAAAAGATGAAAAATTAGAAGGTTTACTTTGTATCAATCACGACACTTCAGCTTTTAAAAAAATCTCTGATGAAATTTTAAATTTAGCCTGTATTTATGATGATCCCCATGGACAAGAAGAAAACAAAGAATATATAAGAATAAACCTAGAAGAACTTATAAAAGACATCACTGGAATGCACATAGATAATTTTAAAGCTAAAAGCTTAAAGCCAAAAGAAAAACAAAAAATCATCGCAAGCTTTTATGAAAAAGGTGTATTTAATGTCAAAGGGGTTATACCTAAAGTAGCCGAAATTTTAAGTATTTCTGAACCTAGCGTGTATAGATATTTACAAAAAATGAAATAA
- a CDS encoding anaerobic C4-dicarboxylate transporter family protein → MEIIFLLELFIIFSMIAIGGRYGGIGLGVAGGLGMCILVLVFGMKPASLPVNVVFIILAVITCVSVLQSAGGLDLLVKIAEKILKRKPQAISFMGPFICALFTIFCGTTYVAFSIYPVIAEVAAQAKIRPERALSASVVAAGIGVIASPMSAATATMIAILAFSGVGVLQILMISLPAFLIGVFCACLSVFKRGKELEQDEEFQRKVRLGEYHFINENSQQQDCENDFKAKRSLYIFALGILAIIFFGTFTNLLPHYELANGDMERLSTPNLIQMLMLATACLIMLFAKVPANKLGEASVFRSGLVGVVGVFGVAWMTGTFFEAYKLFFSDALSHIVEDYPYLFGLILFAFSMVIFSPSATVAALMPLGVSLGIPPQILIVLYPCVCGDFIVPGANQIACVSFDRTGTTKIGKFVINHSYLRPGFVLIISATIVGYVLSKIYF, encoded by the coding sequence ATGGAGATTATTTTTTTATTGGAACTTTTTATTATATTTTCTATGATTGCTATAGGTGGTAGATATGGCGGTATAGGACTTGGTGTAGCAGGTGGGCTTGGTATGTGTATTTTGGTTTTGGTATTTGGAATGAAACCAGCTTCGCTGCCTGTAAATGTTGTTTTTATTATATTAGCTGTAATTACTTGCGTGAGTGTTTTACAAAGTGCAGGCGGGCTTGATTTATTAGTAAAAATAGCAGAGAAAATTCTTAAAAGAAAGCCTCAAGCTATTAGCTTTATGGGTCCATTTATTTGTGCTTTATTTACTATTTTTTGCGGGACTACTTATGTAGCATTTTCTATTTATCCAGTGATTGCTGAAGTGGCTGCTCAAGCTAAAATTAGGCCAGAGCGTGCTTTGTCTGCTTCGGTTGTAGCTGCGGGTATTGGTGTGATAGCTTCTCCTATGAGTGCAGCTACTGCCACTATGATAGCTATATTAGCTTTTAGTGGTGTTGGAGTATTGCAAATTTTAATGATTAGTTTGCCTGCTTTTTTAATAGGAGTTTTTTGTGCTTGTTTGAGTGTATTTAAACGCGGTAAAGAGCTTGAGCAAGATGAAGAATTTCAAAGAAAAGTGCGTTTAGGTGAATATCATTTTATTAATGAAAATTCGCAACAGCAAGATTGTGAGAATGATTTTAAAGCCAAAAGATCTTTATACATTTTTGCTTTAGGAATTTTAGCCATTATTTTCTTTGGTACTTTTACAAATTTATTACCTCATTATGAGCTTGCAAATGGTGATATGGAAAGACTTTCTACTCCAAATTTAATCCAAATGCTTATGCTTGCAACGGCTTGTTTAATTATGCTTTTTGCCAAAGTCCCTGCTAATAAACTTGGTGAAGCTTCTGTTTTTAGATCAGGACTTGTTGGAGTGGTTGGAGTTTTTGGTGTAGCTTGGATGACTGGAACTTTTTTTGAAGCTTATAAGCTTTTCTTTAGTGATGCCTTATCACATATTGTGGAGGATTATCCATATTTATTTGGTTTGATTTTATTTGCTTTTTCTATGGTTATTTTTTCTCCTTCTGCGACAGTAGCAGCTTTAATGCCTTTGGGTGTTAGTTTAGGAATTCCACCTCAAATTCTTATAGTGCTTTATCCTTGTGTTTGTGGAGATTTTATAGTTCCTGGTGCAAATCAAATTGCTTGTGTATCGTTTGATAGAACAGGCACAACTAAAATAGGTAAATTTGTAATCAATCATTCTTATTTGCGTCCAGGTTTTGTTTTAATTATTAGCGCGACAATCGTAGGATATGTGTTATCTAAAATTTATTTTTAG
- the argH gene encoding argininosuccinate lyase, which produces MPTHKEKLWGGRFDLPTNKLVEEYTASLLVEPRLAPFDIQGSIVHATMLAKEKIISKDDANTIIKGLNQVKKEIENNEFIFDIADEDIHMAIEKRMTQIVGSVGGKLHTARSRNDQTTLDSKMHMRAVIKSVLAQILTLQEEIINQAQKNIKAIMPGYTHLQTAQPILFSHWIMAYFWMLNRDFSRFEDLYKRMDECPLGAAALGGTTFNIDRHFTALELGFSKPTENSIDSVSDRDHMVEFTAIAAMCFMHLSRFCEELIIFSSQDFKFIELSDDFCTGSSIMPQKKNPDVAEKMRGKTGRMYGNVMAMLTIMKAIPLAYNTDMSEDKAQVYDSMDTLMSSLNILTPMIAKMQICADNMYKAAAKGFSNATDMADYLVRKNIPFRKAHEIVGGVVNYCIKHQKMIEELALEQMREFEPSIEEDVYEAIALQTCVDTRNSYGGTGTKAVLEQIEQAQKILNLCKKNL; this is translated from the coding sequence ATGCCAACACATAAAGAAAAATTATGGGGTGGTAGGTTTGATTTACCTACAAATAAACTTGTTGAAGAATACACAGCTTCTTTGCTAGTTGAACCTAGACTTGCTCCTTTTGACATACAAGGAAGTATCGTTCATGCTACTATGCTTGCTAAGGAAAAAATCATAAGCAAAGATGATGCAAATACCATCATAAAAGGTTTAAATCAGGTAAAAAAAGAAATAGAAAATAATGAATTTATTTTTGATATTGCTGATGAGGATATTCATATGGCAATTGAAAAAAGAATGACCCAAATTGTAGGGAGTGTAGGAGGTAAGCTTCATACTGCAAGAAGTAGAAATGATCAAACTACGCTTGATTCTAAAATGCATATGCGTGCAGTGATTAAGAGTGTTTTGGCTCAAATTTTGACTTTACAAGAAGAAATCATCAATCAAGCTCAAAAAAACATCAAAGCTATTATGCCAGGTTATACTCACCTACAAACTGCTCAACCTATTTTATTTTCTCATTGGATTATGGCATATTTTTGGATGCTAAATAGAGATTTTTCTCGTTTTGAAGATCTTTATAAAAGAATGGATGAGTGTCCTTTAGGAGCAGCTGCGCTTGGTGGAACTACTTTTAATATAGACAGGCATTTTACAGCTTTAGAGCTAGGATTTAGCAAGCCAACTGAAAATAGCATTGATAGTGTAAGTGATAGAGATCATATGGTGGAATTTACAGCTATTGCTGCGATGTGTTTTATGCATCTTAGTCGTTTTTGTGAGGAACTTATAATTTTTTCAAGTCAAGATTTTAAATTTATAGAATTAAGTGACGATTTTTGCACAGGTTCAAGCATAATGCCTCAAAAGAAAAATCCAGATGTAGCTGAAAAAATGCGTGGTAAAACAGGTAGGATGTATGGAAATGTCATGGCTATGCTTACCATTATGAAAGCAATTCCACTAGCTTATAACACTGATATGAGCGAGGATAAAGCTCAAGTTTATGATTCTATGGATACTCTTATGAGTAGTTTAAATATCTTAACTCCAATGATAGCCAAAATGCAAATTTGTGCTGATAATATGTATAAAGCAGCAGCAAAAGGGTTTTCAAACGCTACTGATATGGCTGATTATTTAGTTAGAAAAAATATCCCATTTAGAAAAGCCCATGAGATTGTAGGCGGGGTGGTAAATTACTGCATTAAGCATCAAAAAATGATTGAAGAGCTTGCTTTAGAGCAAATGCGTGAATTTGAGCCTAGCATTGAAGAAGATGTCTATGAAGCTATTGCCTTACAAACTTGTGTAGATACTAGAAATTCATATGGTGGTACAGGGACAAAAGCTGTGTTAGAGCAAATCGAACAAGCTCAAAAAATTTTAAATTTATGTAAGAAAAATTTGTAG
- a CDS encoding ankyrin repeat domain-containing protein, whose protein sequence is MFTYEEEQRIQELCTMAFDYARKNDLQNLKIMIETGLSVNLKNHKGDSLLMLASYHNSYDCAKFLLENGANVDEKNDKGQTPLAGVCFKGYLPMCKLLVKYGANIDENNGLGMTPFTFAVMFGRTDVVEFLSQNSKKSFLKKISLFLLKIFKRNKN, encoded by the coding sequence ATGTTTACTTATGAAGAAGAACAAAGAATTCAAGAACTTTGTACTATGGCTTTTGATTATGCAAGAAAAAATGATTTGCAAAATTTAAAGATTATGATAGAGACTGGATTGAGTGTGAATTTAAAAAATCATAAAGGTGATAGCCTTTTAATGCTTGCAAGTTATCATAATTCTTATGATTGTGCTAAATTTTTATTAGAAAATGGAGCCAATGTAGATGAAAAAAATGATAAAGGGCAAACTCCTTTAGCTGGGGTGTGTTTTAAAGGGTATTTGCCTATGTGTAAGCTTTTAGTTAAATATGGAGCAAATATTGATGAAAACAATGGTTTAGGTATGACTCCATTTACTTTTGCTGTGATGTTTGGACGCACAGATGTGGTAGAGTTTTTATCACAAAATTCTAAAAAGAGTTTTTTGAAAAAAATTTCTTTATTTCTTTTAAAAATTTTTAAAAGAAATAAAAATTAA
- a CDS encoding YheO-like PAS sensor domain-containing protein: MDELQKELFIKLTQFLGQVLGDKYEIVFHVISEEGSYIAAIANNHISGRTINSPLTSFASELIQEKEYLTKDFLCDYKAKVGNSKIVTGSTFFIKNHNKIVGILCINHDTTELRSAISKIIELEKINDFSDLLNINNQNNMNLQNMSNIETLSHSIEDILAEHVNLDYLNSGYNLSIEQKDEIIKNLHSKGIFNIKGSISIVAKFLNMSEPSVYRYLQKLKK; encoded by the coding sequence ATGGATGAATTACAAAAAGAATTGTTTATCAAATTAACACAATTTTTAGGTCAAGTTCTTGGAGATAAATACGAAATAGTTTTTCATGTGATATCAGAAGAAGGTTCATACATAGCAGCTATTGCAAACAATCACATAAGCGGTAGAACTATAAATTCTCCTTTAACTTCATTTGCAAGCGAACTCATCCAGGAAAAAGAATATTTAACTAAAGATTTTTTATGTGATTATAAGGCAAAGGTTGGAAATTCTAAAATAGTAACTGGATCAACTTTTTTTATAAAAAATCACAATAAAATAGTTGGAATTTTATGTATAAATCACGATACCACAGAACTAAGAAGCGCTATAAGCAAGATCATAGAACTTGAAAAAATTAATGATTTTAGTGATTTATTAAATATAAATAATCAAAATAATATGAATTTGCAAAATATGAGTAATATAGAAACATTAAGTCACTCTATAGAAGATATTTTAGCCGAACATGTAAATTTAGATTATTTAAATTCAGGATACAATCTAAGCATAGAACAAAAAGATGAGATTATTAAAAATTTACACTCTAAAGGAATTTTTAATATCAAAGGAAGTATATCTATAGTCGCTAAATTCCTAAATATGTCAGAACCTAGCGTTTATAGATATCTACAAAAACTTAAAAAATAA
- the fabG gene encoding 3-oxoacyl-ACP reductase FabG produces MKFSGKNVLITGASKGIGAAIAKELASNGLKVWINYRSKPELADALKEEIEKNGGTAAVIKFDASIEEEFISAVATIVESDGELSYLVNNAGITNDKLALRMSMQDFSNVINANLNSSFLGCREALKTMSKKRFGAVVNIASIVGEMGNAGQTNYSASKGGMIALTKSFAKEGAARNIRYNCITPGFIKSDMTEVLSDEIKQNYINNIPLKRFADASEVAQAVAFLLSDHSSYITGEILKVNGGLYM; encoded by the coding sequence ATGAAATTTAGTGGAAAAAATGTATTAATTACAGGTGCAAGTAAAGGTATAGGTGCTGCAATAGCTAAAGAATTAGCAAGTAATGGTTTGAAAGTTTGGATTAATTATAGAAGCAAACCTGAACTTGCTGATGCTTTAAAAGAAGAAATAGAAAAAAATGGTGGCACTGCAGCGGTGATTAAATTTGATGCTAGTATTGAAGAAGAATTTATAAGTGCTGTAGCTACTATTGTTGAAAGTGATGGTGAGCTTAGTTATTTGGTTAATAATGCAGGTATTACAAATGATAAATTAGCGCTTAGAATGAGTATGCAAGATTTTTCAAATGTAATCAATGCTAATTTAAATTCAAGTTTCTTAGGATGCAGAGAAGCTTTAAAAACTATGAGTAAAAAGCGTTTTGGAGCGGTTGTGAATATCGCTTCTATAGTTGGAGAAATGGGTAATGCAGGTCAGACAAATTATAGCGCTAGTAAAGGTGGTATGATAGCTCTAACAAAATCTTTTGCAAAAGAAGGTGCAGCTAGAAATATAAGATATAATTGTATCACTCCAGGCTTTATAAAAAGCGATATGACTGAAGTTTTAAGTGATGAGATTAAACAAAATTATATTAACAATATCCCATTAAAACGCTTTGCAGATGCTAGTGAAGTAGCTCAAGCTGTGGCATTTTTATTAAGTGATCATTCTTCTTATATTACTGGTGAAATTTTAAAAGTAAATGGTGGCCTTTATATGTAA
- the acpS gene encoding holo-ACP synthase yields the protein MIGCDIVVCSRIETIYNKHKTLFLDKFLSKQEQTYIKNTNTLAGFWAIKEAASKALGVGISKECSFFDIIIFKDKKNAPHIKFSTKVMKEFNIKSASVSIAHDGGFAIAVVAIEKN from the coding sequence ATGATTGGATGTGACATAGTCGTATGCTCTCGCATAGAAACCATTTACAATAAACACAAAACGCTTTTCTTGGATAAATTTTTATCCAAGCAAGAGCAAACTTATATTAAAAATACCAACACTTTAGCAGGATTTTGGGCTATAAAAGAAGCGGCTTCTAAAGCTTTAGGAGTAGGGATTTCAAAAGAATGTTCATTTTTTGACATTATTATCTTCAAAGATAAAAAAAATGCTCCTCATATTAAATTTTCTACAAAAGTTATGAAAGAATTTAATATAAAATCAGCAAGCGTAAGTATAGCTCATGATGGTGGATTTGCTATAGCTGTAGTTGCTATAGAGAAAAATTAA